From Apium graveolens cultivar Ventura chromosome 9, ASM990537v1, whole genome shotgun sequence, the proteins below share one genomic window:
- the LOC141682903 gene encoding uncharacterized protein LOC141682903, whose product MKCSTDIAAYNTIRSENKLFQFLNALDRKYDLIKREILWWDPIPTAEAAYAAVRKETAHQNILGATQQGVASGVNLTGDFDGVGLISKGRRSDQKFNLSSPRIDKSKLKCDHCGMMKHTKEQCFRLVGYPEWWADGQKKCRDGKGTAAVGSQETTSSGSGSNNHQKGTGREGRGACFMAAVEEEKEEETVTGHQDGEDHWAWY is encoded by the exons ATGAAATGCTCCACTGACATTGCTGCATACAATACAATCAGGTCAGAAAATAAATTGTTTCAATTCCTCAATGCTCTCGATCGAAAATATGATCTCATAAAAAGGGAAATACTCTGGTGGGATCCAATACCGACAGCCGAAGCCGCATATGCAGCGGTTCGTAAAGAAACAGCCCATCAGAATATTCTTGGGGCTACACAACAAGGGGTAGCATCAGGAGTAAATTTGACAGGTGACTTTGATGGGGTAGGGCTCATTTCGAAGGGCCGCCGGTCAGACCAGAAATTTAATCTGTCATCACCCCGGATCGATAAAAGCAAGCTCAAATGTGATCATTGTGGTATGATGAAGCACACAAAAGAACAGTGCTTCAGACTTGTGGGGTATCCTGAGTGGTGGGCTGATGGTCAAAAAAAATGCAGAGATGGTAAGGGAACCGCAGCCGTGGGCAGTCAAGAAACCACCAGTAGTGGCAGTGGTAGTAATAACCATCAGAAAGGTACTGGAAGAGAAGGCAGAGGAGCGTGCTTTATGGCAGCAGTGGAAGAAGAAAAGGAGGAAGAAACTGTGACAG GACATCAGGACGGGGAAGATCATTGGGCGTGGTACTGA